The genomic interval TGAAGGAGCAACCGAGGAAGAGTAGATATTTTGAGGTCTCCTGGCTTTTTCGAGAATAAATGCGGCGGGCGAACTGGTCGATGGTAAATTCATTTTTAAAAATGAGTGTTCCGTCCCATTTACTTTTCACCACATACCCGGGGTGGACCAGAATAGGAAAAGGCAGATCGCGATACGTGCCATAGGCCCCCCGCGAGTATTCAACTTTGGCCGAAGGGATCAGTTGATAGCGGTCGGCCCAGTCGGATCGAGGATTCGGAGAACTCGGAGAGTATCCCCAGGCCGTTGGCGACGGAGGTGAGGAATACATATGCGAAAGAGCGGAAACGGAAAGCTTGGGAACAAACCGGAGGAGAACTGAGCCAATGAGTTCCAGAGAAATCAGCGATAGTAGGACCGTTAGTATTTGAAAGGAAATCGTTTTGGCCCAAGAGAATCGTCTTACGCCGGCTTTGAACAAAACTATTTTCCCATCCATTTGGAAGGGTCGTTACAGGTCGGTGTATTTTTGCGCTGATTCTTGAAAACTTTTTCCAGCGCAAGACCTGTGCAGCTTCCCAAAGAAGCTCCCCACCGAGAACCTTCGTCGGGCTGATTAATCACTTTAGGGATTTCTTTTTCGAGTTTGTTTAGGCAGGTCTTGGTCTCTTTCTGAGCTTGTTTTTCGCAATCGCGTTTAGAAATATCAAAGCACTTCCTAAAATAGCTCTCCTCGGCACAGAGCATGTTGGGGAGGCCGGACTTCATATGCTCTAGAAATTTTCCTTTTTCGACCGTGGAGCTTTGCGCTTGAGCGAAAGTCAGAGAGAGAAGGAGTATTAAAACATTCATGATGGGAAACTCCTAATGGCGCGGTGGAAACTTAACTTCTTTTGTGCCCATAGGCCCGGTTACGATAAAGGTCGCCTCATGGGTTTGAGCCTCCTGCAAAGAAACTGGAAACGTAACCTCGTAAGCCGTCGCCCATCGATTGTGATAGGGAAAAAGAACGTATAATTCTGTCGGGCTCATTTTACTGCGCATGGTCTTTCCCTCGTATCGACCATTCGGCGTTGCGAGATATATTTTCCAGATCGATTTTGCGTTGGAGAGATTGTCGTCGGAGCGTAAAGGAGTAAAGAAACTCATAAATACCGTTGTCGCCTTAGAATTGTTCTCTTGAAGTTTTCTAAGCTCTTCTTGGCGAGTGGTTTCGTCCCATTTATAAATTTCAAAACGTCTATCATTGTAAGCGTTTTGCACGCTCTCATTCATGATGGTTGCTTTAAACTTAAAATTATTGTTAAAACCGGAATATTCGATTTCGCCTTGGCTCCAACTTTCAATTTCTTTTTCGTATTTGCTGGGAGGAACAATTTCTGTCGTGCAGCGGAAAAGGGTGAACGTGAGTACGGCGAGTAGAATCTTATTTATTTTTGGAGTCATTTAAAAATTCTCTTAAAAAGGTGAGGAGATCGTCAATGACTTCTTTTTTATCGAGGTCATTGAAGATTTCGTGATAGCTGTCTTTATAAATTTTGAGTGATTTATGGCTCGATCCAATGTGGGGAAATACCCTCTCTGTCGCCGTCGTATCCGTGACTCGATCCTGACCTGCCGCTTGGATAAAGATTGGCTTCTTAAGATGATGGGCCTTCTCTGCCACTTGCTCCATGGCAGCCAAAGTTCCTAAATAAAGTGGCGCTGAAAATCTTTTATGCCGAAGGGGATCTTTAAAATAACTAGCGACCAAGGCTTCGTCACGACTTAGGTCATGAAAATGAATCTCGTGGGCGATGGTAATTTTGGGTGCAAATGTATTCAAGAGACGCGCCGCTTGATCTTTAATCTTTGGAACTTCGAGTGCGACTCCTAGTGCCGGTGAGCTCAAGCATAGAGCATCAAATGTGGCCTCGGGATATTCCAAAGCATAGTTGAGAACTATCAGTCCCCCCAGAGAATGACCAAATAAAATCACCGGAGTTTGAGGATGGGTGCGGCGAATCTCCTGAAAGACAAGGTGAAGAGTGCTTGTATACTCCTGAAAGTTTTTAACGTACCCGCGCTTTCCGTAGGACTTACCGTGGCCGGGAAGATCCCAGCCATAAACTTCAAAGCCCTCACCCGCCAATTCACTGGCCAGTGAATTGTAACATTCGGAGTGCTCAGCCACCCCGTGAGTGAGCAGAACCACGGCGTGGGGAATGCTATGAGGTTGATTTTGATCAGCTTCTGCCCATTTCTGAATATACAAAGAGTCCGTTCCAGAGTTGACGCGAAGATAAAATTCGGAGCGCATAATCATATGACTGGATACTGTGATTTAGCCCAAAAACTGTCAACTGTTATCGATGCTGCTGAGAACTAGACCTTTGTCGATAACCTCTTCTAATGAACAATGATCTTCACAATGAGTGCTGACGTATCTGCTTTAAATGGAAGCTTGTCATAAGGCTAAGACCAGCTCTAACATAAGGATTGCGGGGGATTTTGATGAAGATAAGACTTAAATTTTTGATCTTTCTGGGAGCGTTTTTGAGCGGCGCTTTTTTGATCGTTTCATGGAAGTCCTATAGCGTTTTTTCACAAAAATATAAGGAAATGGCTCAGCAGAAAGAATCTGAATCTTTAGATCAGATGGGATTTTATCTGGCTCAAAGATTAAGAGCCGCTCAGTCTCTGTTTGCCATCGAAAATCCAACCGTTGCGCAATTGGCAGGAAATCACGTTCGACTTTTAGCTCACGTCATCAACGACGGGGGACGATGGAAAGCTCAATGGCAAGAAGGAGTCGAAGGGATTCGTAGCGACGCTCAAGCCCTCACAAAACAAGTCCCTTTCGAATCCTTATCTGTGGTTCGCCCGTCATGGCAGTTTGTAAATTACAAGGAACGCGAGCAAGGCGCGGTTTACATCATCCCCGGCAAGAGCGAAAAGAAAATGGAATTCTACGCGATTTTTTTTGATCCGATGTTTTTCAGCGACGCTTTGGCCAGGGGTGCAAGTCGCGAGGCCTACGCGGCAATATCTCCGTTTGCTGGCGAAATTTATTCAACCAGTAAAGATGTGAATCTCGCTCAATACGTCGAGAGTCATAAAAAACATTTGACGAAGGCGCAGACCGGATTTCTTTCTTTGGATCAATCAAAGTATATCGCCTTTGTTTTTCATCCCGACATCCAGCTCTATCTTTTAAAAACAGCATCGAACCCGATGCTCAACATTCCTCGTGGATCGGTATTTTTAACGATGGCACTTTTAGCGCTATTCCTACTTGGAATTGCTCTTTTTGCTCAAGACACGCTTCTTAAGTCCATCTTCAGTCGTATCGATAATGCTGTTAATATCATGAAGCGCGCTCAGTCCGGAGAAGATGTGGGTGAACCAGAGCCCGTAGCCTACGACGAACTTTTGGAGCTCGAGCAGATCAGTCATTACCAGCCTCAGGTCGTGGAAGTGGCTGCCGCTGCGACTACTCCCGAAAAGGCGGTGGCAAAAGAGACTGCAGCTTCCCCAGCCTCAAAAATTGCGGCGGCGGACTCGAGCGAAATCAAAGTGAACGACAAAGTGCGATCTCAAGTGATCAATAGTCTCGGTTATGTTCAAAAAATGAAACAGGAGGGACGCCCTTCTTCTTACCTCACGCTCCTCGAGGGAGAGTTGCGCGATCTTCGTCGCATCATTGATCCAATCCAAACGACCTTTGATCCCTTCAAATCCACCGCAGCACTTCCTTTAACTCCAAGTCACGTCGTCAAGACGGCAGAGGAATTCAATTTGTCTCCACGTAATCCGGATATTGAGTCCTTCATCAAGGAATTTAAGAGTAAGTCCACATTACCCATCACCGGAACCAGTACGGCCAACGAGTCTACTCAAGCGCCTTTAGAAATTCGTAAACCTAAGAGAGATGTCAATGGATCTAAAGACGTATAGAAAAGACTTTTCCATTTTTGTGTATAATACCAACGTGAGCCTAGCTCGGTGGCTCAAAGAATCTTTAGCGCACCAAGGTTATGATGCCCACTTCTTTACAAGTGCTGATCTGATGCAACAGTCCGTTTATCTCGCACTTCCTCACGTTGTTGTTGTTCCGATGACGGACGAGCTGCGCAACACGGTTCGTGCTATAAAAAAAGTTTCTCAGGAAATTTTGGTGATGGCGACCGGAGAGTTGCATCAGCAGGACGCGATGATCGCTCTCGTGGAGCAGGGATGGCTTTATGATTTCTGTGTTGATCCCGTGACACAGATCAAAGGATTCCAATTGCGTGTGGATCGAGCGATTGAGCGCTGGATGCTTTCACTCGTCAAAGAGACGAAGGAGACCGCCGCCGCACCGGTTGTTCTGGCCACGGAAGTCATAAAGAATACGATGCCGGCGATGGTGGGAGCCTCGTTGGAAACGAAGGACCTATTACTCACACAATTACTCAAAGAGAAGACCGAAGAGTCGGTGTACGACCATACCGCTCGCGATATCTCTAAGTTGACCGGCGGAGGTGTCGCGATATTAAAACATGACGCCGCCAATGAAGCTTTTTCTCTCGCGTTTGCTTCCATGGGTTTAACCCAAAAACAAAAAGATCTCGGGATCGGTTACGGCCACTTGGTGACGTCTCTTAAAGAGCAGTTTCTAAGAAATCCGTCGGCGACGGAAATGTTTAAAGAATTTTTCTCGGAAGTTTTTCAAAAATCACAAACAACCACCTGCATTCTCAAAAATGATGAGGGTGCGATATTTGGGCTCGTGGTTTGCCTCAGTGAGCTTGACGTTGAAAAGCAGGGGGAAGTTTTCGATTACTGCCGACTGGCAACGCTTCTGCTGGATAATCAGTACAAGTCCAAACTTATTTTTGACCACGTTCCCTACGAGCGTAAAACCTTTTGTCTGGGAAGTAAGGGATTCTACGAAAAGCTCTTAGTGGAAGTGTCTCGAGCTCGACGTTTAAATCTGCCGGTTTCGGTTATAACTTTCGTTGTCACTGGAAAAGATGCAGATGAGTTTAATCGAACAACTCAGTTGGCGGCGAAGATTCTCAAGCGCTTTACGCGAGTGACCGATGTGATCGGGCGAGTTTCTGATCAGCAGTTCTCTGTAATTTTTCCACACACCGCGGGAAGTCCTAGCGCACAAAAAGCCGCACGTTTACTTAGCATCATGAAGGCCGCCATCGACGAGAAACAGTTTAAGACCATCAGCGTTCGAGCAGGTGTGAGCGAATTTCCGCAAGCGAGCAATGATTCAATGAGTCTTTTGCATACCAGTGAAAGTGCTTGTGATAAAGCAGGAGCCTTCGAAGTCAATATTTACGACAATACCGAGGCTCAGCTTGGATACAAACCGATACCGACCGACATTCGTTGAGATCCGATTAGATCGCCTCAAAAAGAATTTCGAATTTATTGCGAAGAGCGTATTCGCAAAGCAGTTTCTTTGTCCTATGGTCAAAGCAAACTCTTACGGTCATGGTGACATTCAAACCGTAAAATATCTAGAATCCTTAGGGTGTCAGCGGTTTGGAGTCGGACTTATCGAGGAGGGTTTACGCATTCGCCGTGCGGGAGTCTTAAAGCCCGATGTGTTTACTTTTGGTTTTACTGGCCGCGAGGCGGTTCGAGAAATTCTCCATCATAACTTGTACCCGGTGGTGAGCGATTTCCAACAGCTCGAAGATCTTAAAGCACTGGCAAAACAAACGGTATCCCTCCATCTCAAAATTAATACAGGAATGAATCGATTGGGATTTGTTCCCGAAGATGTGGAAAAGGTATTACAGTATGTTCGTGATAATAAAAATTTAAAGCTCACGGGGGTTTGCACGCATTTGATGAGTGCCGAAGATCTCTCTCAAGCTGATGGCATCTCATTTCAGCAGATTGAAAAGTTCCATGGAATCGTCCAGAAGCACCGATTAGATGATCTTACAAAGCACGTTTATAACTCCCATGGATTTTTAAATGCTCTCAATTCAGATCTTTGTCGGGATAAATTTCTTTATGGGATGCGCCCTGGGATTGCTTTGTGGGGCATTCATCCTGATTCCCAAGACCAAAGTCAGCCGCTCTACCCAGTCGCGCAACTTAAATCTAAAATAGTGACAACGCAGACGGTTCAAAAAAATCAGTCGGTTTCTTATGGTGGGACTTGGACCGCGAAAGAAAAAACTGTTGTGGGTATTGTTCCGATTGGTTACGCCGATGGCGTACCCGTGCAATTGTCCAATCGTGGTCAAATGGCGGTGGATGGAAAAAGAGTTCCGATCGTGGGTCGAGTTTGTATGGATTATATTTTAGTAAACCTCAACGGCATCGACAACCCGGTGGGTAAAGATGTGGAACTCTTTGGTGAAACAATTTCTCCCCACGAAGTGGCTATGAATAGCGGAACGATTGTGTGGGATGTGTTAACACGATTGTCCGAACGTGTCCCCCGTGTGTTCACTGGAAGTGAGATATAATAATGGCTTGGGCTCAAGTGCGTTCAAAGGTGAATAGTATTTTCGACAACACTTTCAATAGTGTCATCGGAAGTTTTTCAAAATTCGTATTTGAATTAGGTCAGCTGGCGCGTTTTACATTTTTAGCGCTCAGAGTTTTTGTTAAAAGACCGATGCGCTGGACGGATCTCATTCAACAGATGGAATTTGTAGGCAATCAATCCGTTTTTATTATTATTCTGACTGGGGCGTTCACCGGGATGGCCGTTTCTTTTCAAATTTATTTGGGTTTTCGACTGATCAACGCGGTCAATCTTGTGGGACCCACGGTGGCCATGGGGATTGCTCGAGAGTTAGGACCGGTCCTATCTGGTCTTATCGTTGCGGCACGAGCGGGTGGGGCAATGGCGGCTAATTTGGGATCTATGCGCGTGTCTGAGCAGATCGATGCTATCGAAGTCATGGGTGTTGATCCTATTCGCTATCTTGTGTCTCCAAGGATAATGGCGGCCGTGATCACGATGCCGTTTCTTACCGGCATTTTTGATTTCGTAGCGATAGGTGGATCTTACTTTTTATGTATCTACGTTTTAGATTTGGACCCGGCGATCTTTTGGGAGAAAACCACACTGTGGTTAAATCCCAATCACATTAACGAAGGTTTAATCAAAGCCGCCGTGTTTGGATTGATCTTTGGTGCCATTTGCACCTACCGTGGTTTTTACACTAAGGGTGGCGCTCGCGACGTAGGTGATGCAACAAATCGCGGAGTGGTTTTGAGCATGGTGATGATTATTATCGTCGACTTCTTCATGATGAATTTGATCGACTTCTATTACAAGTTGGTGGGCAGTGGCGGTTAAAGAAAACGATAAGGATCTCAGCACTCGCGATTTAGCGGTGGAAGTTGTGGATCTTAAAAAATCATTTAACGGGACCGACTTTGTTCTCAACGGAATTGATCTCAAAATTCCGCGGGGAAAAATTACGGTGATTATTGGGTTTTCGGGAACTGGGAAGAGTGTGTTGCTCCGGCACATGTTAGGTCTAGTTAAACCAACGTCGGGACAGATCAAAATTCTTGGTCGTGATCTGACTCATCTCTCTCACGACGAAGCCATCGAATTGCGTATGAAATTCGGTGTTTTGTTTCAGTATGCGGCCCTGTTTGACGATATGTCTGTACTGGAGAACGTGATGTTTCCGCTCAATGAGCACCGTCGAGATCTTTCCAAGACGCAAAAGCTTGAGATTGCTTACGATAAATTAAAACTGGCCGGTCTTGATGAAAAGCATTACTCCAAATTGCCTTCCGAGATTTCAGGAGGTATGAGAAAGCGGTGCGGTTTAGCTCGTGCCCTAGCTCTTGATCCAGCCATACTTATTTACGATGAACCAACGACTGGGCTTGATCCCGTTCTCACAGAAATGGTGGATAATCTGATACTTAACACCCATAATCATAACAAAGGTTCATCAAGTATAGTGGTGTCGCACGACTTACCGGCGGCATTTCGCATCGGGGATTACATCGTTATGTTGGACAGCGGTAAAGTTATTTTGCACGGCCCTCCGAAAGTGTTTTTCGACACTGAGATCCCTCTTGTTAAAAAGTTCGTGGGTATGGGAGTGCGCCGTTCATGAATCCTTTGTTTAAGACTCCTGAGTTCAAAGTTGGGCTTCTCGTTCTGGTGGTTTCTGGGCTGATCGCGACCATGTCTCTAAAGGTCAGCGAAAGTTCCGGATTTATGGGCGGCAAGCCACTTTGGTTTACACTCGACAACGCCTCCGGATTAATTAAAAACGGACCGGTCCATGTCGCTGGGATTCGCGTGGGCGTGATCAAGCAAATTTCTTTAGATGAATCTGGTATGGCTCGAGTGGACGTTGTTGTTCAGCCGGATGTTAAGCTTTCGCGGTCTTCTAAAGTTCAGATTCGCCCGAACGGAATCTTAGGTGATAAAAATATCGAAATTTTACCGGGCGACCCCGCGGATCCACTGTTAATGAACGGTGAGCGTATTGTGGGTATCGAGGACTCCGCGAGTATCGATAAGCTGATGAGCGAGGTGGGAAAAATCACAAAGTCGCTTTCTGTTGTGGCCGATAATCTTCGCGATGCGACCGAAGGAAATGACGAGAAGCCATTAGGAAAAATCATTAAAAACGTTGAGAGTTTAACCGGAGATCTTGCGGGCCTCATGCGTGATAAGCGCGAAAAATTTGGCGAGATCGTCGATAACGTTCATGCCATTTCGGAAACCTTGGACGAAGTGGTGAACGACGAATCCGACACTGGCTTTAAAGCGTCGTGGAAGCGTGTTGTCGCTCGACTTGATAACACAATGAAAAATGTCGATGAGATTTCTGAAAAAATTAATTCCGGTAAAGGGACCATTGGACGCTTGATCAACGACGAAGAGACCGTCAACGAACTCAATACGGCGATCAACGGTGTGAACAATTTATTGGATTCTGCGAATAAACTTCAGAGCAGTTTCGACTTTAACAGCAACTATATGTCTGACTTTGAAAAGTACCGAACTTATGTCGGAATCACACTTCAGCCAGGAGCTGACCGCTTTTATGAATTAGCCATCACTTCGACTCCTGAGGCCACGGAGCGTGAGAGTACGACAACCACGGTGACCAATGGAGTTCCGAGTACAGAAAGAGCTTTGGTTCAGGATCCTGACAAGCTTAAATTCACCGCTTTATTCGGTAAGTACTTTTATAATTTTGGAATTAAAGGTGGTGTGATTGAGAGCTCCGGTGGGGCGGGGATCGAATACTACATGCTCAGTCGCCGCTTAAAGATCGGCGTGGACGCCTTTGATTTCGAAAGATTGCATGTTCGTCCCTATGCGAGATTCAATGTTTTCCATGGTCTTTACCTGCAAGGGGGCGGAGACCTATTTAATGGAGCTGGAAACGACGGTTACTTCTTTGGTGCCGGCCTTTTCATCACCAACGACGACATCAAATACGCTCTCGCCCGCGTCAACATCCGCTAACCATTTGGTACCCGGTACCTTTTGCGGAAGCAGCGTATAAATTTTCTTAACCCATATTTATACGCTGCTTCCGCAAAAGGTACCGGGTACCAACTGTGGGGTTTTCGGACTAGATTCGGGGCATGTTTAAAAATATTTTGGTGAGTGTTTCTGATAAGACTGGGATCGTTGAATTCATTCGTCCTTATGCCCAAGCGGGAGCCCGAGTGGTTTCTTCCGGTGGGACCGCTAAGACGTTACGTGATGCGGGGATGGAGGTGCAAGATGTCTCGGATTATACTGGTTTTCCAGAGTGTATGGATGGCCGAGTTAAAACTCTTCATCCCAAGGTTCATATGGGGCTCCTCTACAGAGCGCATTTGAGTGAGGATCTGAATTTATTAAAACAACATGGTGCTGTGCCATTTGATCTCGTGGTGGCCAACCTTTATCCCTTCTCTGAAGCTCAAGCCCGGGGAGTGACTGGGGATGATCTAATTGAGTACATTGATATTGGTGGACCATCAATGCTTCGCGGGGCCGCTAAGAATTTTAAATATGTGAGTATTGTTTGCGATCCTTCGGATTATGCCTGGATTCAGCAGAAAAGTGAGCTCACACTTGAGGATCGTAAAAAGCTCGCAGGAAAAGTTTTTGACCATACAGCCACTTACGATCGGGTGATTGCAGATCAATTCAAAAAAGAATTAGAGCAAGGGCACGGAGAAAGCTTACAGATCAGTGCATCGTTGGTGCAAACTTTGCGTTACGGTGAAAACCCTCAACAAAAAGCCTGGTGGTACAAAACTTCAGAAGAAGGTTTGCACAATGCGAAGATTCTCCAGGGTAAAGAAGTCTCGTACAATAATATTCTCGATCTCCAGGCCGCTATTTCCACCGTTCGCCTCTTTAAAGATCCAGCCGCCGTCGCGATTAAGCATAACAATCCGTGCGGAGTCGCTAGCGATGTAAAACCATTTTTTGCGCTGGAAAAAGCATTAAAGGCAGATCCTGTGAGTGTTTTTGGCGGAATCATCGCCGTGAACTTTCCTATCGGTGAAGCCGAAGCGAACCTTCTCAATAAAACCTTTCTAGAGTGTGTGATCGCTCCAGAAATAAAACCTGAGGCTCTGGCTGTATTTGCTCAGAAGAAGAATTTACGCGTGCTGAGCTGGCCTGCCCTCTCTCAAATTCAAAACGAAAAATCAGTTCGCTCGATCGATGGTGGGTATCTGGTTCAGGAAGAAGATCAAGTGGATACAGATCGGTCCCAATGGCAATTTTTAGGGGAAAAACCGTCAGCAGAACTAGAAAAAGATATTATCTTCGCCTGGAAAACGTGCGCAATGCTTAAGAGCAATGCGATTAGCGTCTGTGGCCAAAGCCAATCCTTGGGATTGGGGATGGGCCAAGTGAATCGTGTGGATTCCGTTCGCCAAGCTCTCGATCGTGCCAAAGAGTTCCATCCTCAGGCGAAAAATTTGATCTTAGCCAGTGATGCCTTTTTCCCATTTCCGGATTCGGTGGAGATCGCCGCTCAATACGGCATAAAGTGGATTGTGCAACCCGGCGGATCGGTGAAAGATGCCGAAGTTATAGAGGCCGCGAAGAAACATAATATTAACATGGTCCTTACAGGCCGACGGCACTTCCGCCACTAATCCCGCTCAGTTTCTTTCTGAACTCATTGAGAATTAGGATGACAAGAGCGACGATGGCCATCTGAATGATGAGAAC from Bdellovibrionales bacterium carries:
- the purH gene encoding bifunctional phosphoribosylaminoimidazolecarboxamide formyltransferase/IMP cyclohydrolase yields the protein MFKNILVSVSDKTGIVEFIRPYAQAGARVVSSGGTAKTLRDAGMEVQDVSDYTGFPECMDGRVKTLHPKVHMGLLYRAHLSEDLNLLKQHGAVPFDLVVANLYPFSEAQARGVTGDDLIEYIDIGGPSMLRGAAKNFKYVSIVCDPSDYAWIQQKSELTLEDRKKLAGKVFDHTATYDRVIADQFKKELEQGHGESLQISASLVQTLRYGENPQQKAWWYKTSEEGLHNAKILQGKEVSYNNILDLQAAISTVRLFKDPAAVAIKHNNPCGVASDVKPFFALEKALKADPVSVFGGIIAVNFPIGEAEANLLNKTFLECVIAPEIKPEALAVFAQKKNLRVLSWPALSQIQNEKSVRSIDGGYLVQEEDQVDTDRSQWQFLGEKPSAELEKDIIFAWKTCAMLKSNAISVCGQSQSLGLGMGQVNRVDSVRQALDRAKEFHPQAKNLILASDAFFPFPDSVEIAAQYGIKWIVQPGGSVKDAEVIEAAKKHNINMVLTGRRHFRH
- the alr gene encoding alanine racemase, which translates into the protein MDTNRYRPTFVEIRLDRLKKNFEFIAKSVFAKQFLCPMVKANSYGHGDIQTVKYLESLGCQRFGVGLIEEGLRIRRAGVLKPDVFTFGFTGREAVREILHHNLYPVVSDFQQLEDLKALAKQTVSLHLKINTGMNRLGFVPEDVEKVLQYVRDNKNLKLTGVCTHLMSAEDLSQADGISFQQIEKFHGIVQKHRLDDLTKHVYNSHGFLNALNSDLCRDKFLYGMRPGIALWGIHPDSQDQSQPLYPVAQLKSKIVTTQTVQKNQSVSYGGTWTAKEKTVVGIVPIGYADGVPVQLSNRGQMAVDGKRVPIVGRVCMDYILVNLNGIDNPVGKDVELFGETISPHEVAMNSGTIVWDVLTRLSERVPRVFTGSEI
- a CDS encoding lysophospholipase, whose product is MRSEFYLRVNSGTDSLYIQKWAEADQNQPHSIPHAVVLLTHGVAEHSECYNSLASELAGEGFEVYGWDLPGHGKSYGKRGYVKNFQEYTSTLHLVFQEIRRTHPQTPVILFGHSLGGLIVLNYALEYPEATFDALCLSSPALGVALEVPKIKDQAARLLNTFAPKITIAHEIHFHDLSRDEALVASYFKDPLRHKRFSAPLYLGTLAAMEQVAEKAHHLKKPIFIQAAGQDRVTDTTATERVFPHIGSSHKSLKIYKDSYHEIFNDLDKKEVIDDLLTFLREFLNDSKNK
- a CDS encoding diguanylate cyclase — encoded protein: MDLKTYRKDFSIFVYNTNVSLARWLKESLAHQGYDAHFFTSADLMQQSVYLALPHVVVVPMTDELRNTVRAIKKVSQEILVMATGELHQQDAMIALVEQGWLYDFCVDPVTQIKGFQLRVDRAIERWMLSLVKETKETAAAPVVLATEVIKNTMPAMVGASLETKDLLLTQLLKEKTEESVYDHTARDISKLTGGGVAILKHDAANEAFSLAFASMGLTQKQKDLGIGYGHLVTSLKEQFLRNPSATEMFKEFFSEVFQKSQTTTCILKNDEGAIFGLVVCLSELDVEKQGEVFDYCRLATLLLDNQYKSKLIFDHVPYERKTFCLGSKGFYEKLLVEVSRARRLNLPVSVITFVVTGKDADEFNRTTQLAAKILKRFTRVTDVIGRVSDQQFSVIFPHTAGSPSAQKAARLLSIMKAAIDEKQFKTISVRAGVSEFPQASNDSMSLLHTSESACDKAGAFEVNIYDNTEAQLGYKPIPTDIR
- a CDS encoding ATP-binding cassette domain-containing protein, translated to MAVKENDKDLSTRDLAVEVVDLKKSFNGTDFVLNGIDLKIPRGKITVIIGFSGTGKSVLLRHMLGLVKPTSGQIKILGRDLTHLSHDEAIELRMKFGVLFQYAALFDDMSVLENVMFPLNEHRRDLSKTQKLEIAYDKLKLAGLDEKHYSKLPSEISGGMRKRCGLARALALDPAILIYDEPTTGLDPVLTEMVDNLILNTHNHNKGSSSIVVSHDLPAAFRIGDYIVMLDSGKVILHGPPKVFFDTEIPLVKKFVGMGVRRS
- a CDS encoding ABC transporter permease codes for the protein MAWAQVRSKVNSIFDNTFNSVIGSFSKFVFELGQLARFTFLALRVFVKRPMRWTDLIQQMEFVGNQSVFIIILTGAFTGMAVSFQIYLGFRLINAVNLVGPTVAMGIARELGPVLSGLIVAARAGGAMAANLGSMRVSEQIDAIEVMGVDPIRYLVSPRIMAAVITMPFLTGIFDFVAIGGSYFLCIYVLDLDPAIFWEKTTLWLNPNHINEGLIKAAVFGLIFGAICTYRGFYTKGGARDVGDATNRGVVLSMVMIIIVDFFMMNLIDFYYKLVGSGG
- a CDS encoding MlaD family protein, with translation MNPLFKTPEFKVGLLVLVVSGLIATMSLKVSESSGFMGGKPLWFTLDNASGLIKNGPVHVAGIRVGVIKQISLDESGMARVDVVVQPDVKLSRSSKVQIRPNGILGDKNIEILPGDPADPLLMNGERIVGIEDSASIDKLMSEVGKITKSLSVVADNLRDATEGNDEKPLGKIIKNVESLTGDLAGLMRDKREKFGEIVDNVHAISETLDEVVNDESDTGFKASWKRVVARLDNTMKNVDEISEKINSGKGTIGRLINDEETVNELNTAINGVNNLLDSANKLQSSFDFNSNYMSDFEKYRTYVGITLQPGADRFYELAITSTPEATERESTTTTVTNGVPSTERALVQDPDKLKFTALFGKYFYNFGIKGGVIESSGGAGIEYYMLSRRLKIGVDAFDFERLHVRPYARFNVFHGLYLQGGGDLFNGAGNDGYFFGAGLFITNDDIKYALARVNIR